From a region of the Actinomadura luzonensis genome:
- a CDS encoding ATP-binding protein: protein MSEDLPDKSGHLPDTPRPRRRKVPWAASVSAGLAAAAASVLTASVEWDIPPLAKIGVTVAAAVLVGLTTWATTESAPRRRDPGGDAGGLPPDQWPPVLEHFTGRADALAELRRVAAARRRAGDLAPPLVISVYGRGGVGKSALMTRFGQELAGWFPDGRLYADLRGTVDAPVRPEEVLTGFLRALDVRLTTDPGGLEELRNLWLTWTKGRRILIGLDNAHDAEQVRPLIPNAPGCAVLVTSRSPLFLGGTYDTRLGVLSEAHGVELLARLAGGARVVDDLDAAKEIVRMCDHLPLAIGICGGRLATREQWTLREMAGRLADTRRRLDQLELAPAVESSVRASVQLSYDDCTGMQRRLLRLLSAVPAPDVPGWVAGELLDVSGLEGGDQLEALIDAQLAECSGTDQTGAMRYRLHDLVRVFAAELSGQDEPDRRRAALERVLSGYRRRAEEAAQNRWPQDWSKGGRQAGPDGQSLAGPAGQARAGDWLNAERLSLLAMVELAGRLELWELTWGLARAFCSLCHSLRAYWADWKAVAELGCAAAGRTGDARALAIALLDAAAVHGGLGLRERALEEARQALDAFTGLGETWWAARARRTIGMTLFSDGHLDPAQGYLIEAIAAFKGEDDPWWMARTQRNLAELRMAERRPEEARELLEDALRVFKSRGHRYSEAQTLRVYGEVLAAQARGEHREGDRRLAAGLFTRAGASLDRAAELFRQRGELWEEARCLRAAGEVGDPAGGPRELEQVRRAEEILAALGDSWGVARTAVSAGRALSRLGRTEEAERELRRAVEGFEELQDRWWMARSLRHLGEAHLDAGGRRAAVAPLEQARDIYRSLGNEAGLRRTLELLRRAAA, encoded by the coding sequence GTGAGCGAGGACCTTCCCGACAAGAGCGGGCACTTACCCGACACGCCGCGGCCCAGGCGGCGGAAGGTGCCCTGGGCGGCGTCCGTGTCGGCCGGGCTGGCGGCCGCCGCGGCGAGCGTCCTGACCGCCAGCGTCGAGTGGGACATCCCGCCGCTCGCCAAGATCGGCGTCACCGTGGCCGCGGCCGTGCTCGTCGGCCTCACCACCTGGGCCACCACCGAGTCGGCCCCGAGGCGCCGCGACCCGGGCGGCGACGCCGGCGGCCTGCCGCCCGACCAGTGGCCGCCCGTCCTCGAGCACTTCACCGGGCGCGCCGACGCCCTCGCCGAGCTGCGCCGTGTCGCCGCCGCCCGCCGCCGGGCGGGCGACCTCGCGCCGCCGCTCGTCATCTCCGTCTACGGCCGCGGCGGCGTCGGCAAGTCCGCCCTCATGACCCGCTTCGGCCAGGAGCTCGCCGGCTGGTTCCCCGACGGCCGCCTCTACGCCGACCTGCGTGGCACCGTGGACGCCCCCGTCCGCCCCGAAGAGGTCCTGACGGGCTTCCTGCGCGCCCTGGACGTGCGCCTCACCACCGATCCCGGCGGCCTGGAGGAGCTGCGCAACCTCTGGCTGACCTGGACCAAGGGCCGCCGCATCCTCATCGGCCTGGACAACGCGCACGACGCCGAGCAGGTCCGGCCGCTGATCCCGAACGCGCCCGGCTGCGCGGTGCTGGTCACCTCACGCTCCCCGCTGTTCCTCGGCGGCACGTACGACACCCGCCTCGGCGTGCTCAGCGAGGCGCACGGCGTCGAGCTGCTGGCCAGGCTGGCCGGCGGGGCGAGAGTCGTGGACGACCTCGACGCCGCCAAGGAGATCGTCCGGATGTGCGACCACCTGCCGCTGGCGATCGGCATCTGCGGCGGCCGCCTGGCCACCCGCGAGCAGTGGACGCTGCGCGAGATGGCGGGCCGCCTGGCCGACACCCGCCGCCGCCTCGACCAGCTCGAACTGGCCCCCGCCGTCGAGTCGAGCGTGCGGGCGTCGGTGCAGCTCAGCTACGACGACTGCACCGGCATGCAACGCCGCCTGCTGCGCCTGCTCAGCGCCGTGCCCGCGCCCGACGTGCCCGGCTGGGTGGCCGGCGAGCTGCTCGACGTCTCCGGCCTGGAGGGCGGCGACCAGCTCGAAGCCCTCATCGACGCCCAGCTCGCCGAGTGCTCGGGCACCGACCAGACCGGCGCCATGCGCTACCGCCTGCACGACCTGGTGCGGGTCTTCGCCGCCGAGCTGTCCGGCCAGGACGAGCCGGACCGCCGCCGCGCCGCCCTGGAACGCGTCCTTTCCGGCTACCGCCGCCGCGCCGAGGAGGCCGCCCAGAACCGCTGGCCGCAGGACTGGAGCAAGGGCGGCCGCCAGGCCGGCCCCGACGGGCAGTCCCTAGCCGGCCCCGCCGGACAGGCCCGGGCCGGCGACTGGCTCAACGCCGAGCGCCTGTCGCTGCTGGCCATGGTCGAGCTCGCCGGCCGGCTCGAACTGTGGGAGCTGACCTGGGGCCTGGCCCGCGCGTTCTGCTCGCTGTGCCACTCGCTCCGCGCCTACTGGGCCGACTGGAAGGCGGTCGCGGAGCTCGGCTGCGCCGCCGCCGGGCGCACCGGCGACGCGCGGGCCCTCGCCATCGCCCTGCTCGACGCCGCCGCCGTGCACGGCGGCCTCGGCCTGCGCGAGCGCGCCCTGGAGGAGGCCAGGCAGGCGCTGGACGCCTTCACCGGGCTGGGCGAGACCTGGTGGGCGGCCCGCGCCAGGCGCACGATCGGCATGACGCTGTTCAGCGACGGCCATCTCGACCCGGCCCAGGGCTACCTGATCGAGGCCATCGCCGCGTTCAAGGGCGAGGACGACCCGTGGTGGATGGCCCGCACCCAGCGCAACCTGGCCGAGCTGCGGATGGCGGAACGGCGGCCCGAGGAGGCGCGGGAGCTGCTGGAGGACGCCCTGCGGGTCTTCAAGAGCCGCGGCCACCGCTACTCCGAGGCCCAGACGTTGCGCGTCTACGGCGAGGTGCTGGCCGCGCAGGCGCGGGGCGAGCACCGCGAGGGCGACCGGCGGCTCGCCGCCGGCCTGTTCACCCGGGCGGGCGCCAGCCTGGACCGGGCGGCGGAGCTGTTCCGGCAGCGCGGCGAGCTGTGGGAGGAGGCGCGCTGCCTGCGGGCCGCGGGCGAGGTGGGCGACCCGGCGGGCGGGCCGCGCGAGCTGGAGCAGGTGCGCCGGGCCGAGGAGATCCTGGCCGCGCTCGGCGACTCGTGGGGGGTGGCGCGCACCGCCGTGTCGGCGGGCCGGGCGCTGTCCCGGCTGGGCCGCACGGAGGAGGCGGAGCGGGAGCTGCGCCGCGCCGTCGAGGGCTTCGAGGAGCTGCAGGACCGCTGGTGGATGGCGCGCAGCCTGCGCCACCTGGGCGAGGCGCACCTGGACGCGGGCGGGCGGCGGGCCGCCGTCGCGCCGCTGGAGCAGGCCAGGGACATCTACCGCAGCCTCGGCAACGAGGCCGGCCTGCGGCGCACCCTCGAACTGCTGCGCCGGGCCGCCGCCTAG
- a CDS encoding M6 family metalloprotease domain-containing protein has translation MIVPKKLLKGLLATIVMIPVTLVAATPASAAPPSDPEHPWRRDHWPQTQPWQLDASMDDAQALRGRPTAGIAPIDPQNWENPDNMTWADYKKPPGTRWNDPAVKGSQRTFKGALVLLDYPNQPFVVTQPKSSTIYGNPSAEAHDVPRDQVARFYQDFLNTPNDLNKGHTIHEYWMEDSGGRIGVELTGFGPYTMPGKDHEYAMEYQRDACPAGDTCTRNLRADGNAAWLAAVGQEVADQFDFVFYLSAGQDESSTWQEFGMMKFPAKEDVPDEWGPDDPALPNWSKTRYVEWTSWQAGSNFWPNARFGVDSVQAESSGMAVYAHELSHIFGIPDNYNNPYAVPPKRAYTGIWEMLSRGSFNGPGGPHSRWLIPPTAGASMGAQHMLRNKVALNMVDEQNVLRLSRTALDDSGLVVADVVARAVQPGQGELSGVNVAFDGQDNSSCDRADPLCDGGGYNNYTIEVVDRMGSDSFTPDSGVLLAKTKDQASAPFEWVIDANPQDIGMTDYVLPDGTKVPITIGDYRQLSDALFHAGTGSGSQYEYVDQANRLHFYVLDLKRDRAGELSYKVAVRSLDGSGPQRRGVKLLPAAGVPTGKNVSTCKFPLFNTGRAAPPQGAHPEDVSAYLGSDVYRLSAEVTGKGWTAQVPNALAAVAFGKHDTVTVNAVRASGGDRLAQVKLTATSESDPSRTMTATCHVIGL, from the coding sequence GTGATTGTCCCGAAGAAGCTCCTCAAGGGGCTGCTCGCGACCATCGTGATGATTCCTGTCACGCTGGTGGCGGCCACCCCCGCTTCCGCCGCACCCCCCAGCGACCCTGAGCACCCCTGGCGCCGAGACCACTGGCCGCAGACGCAGCCCTGGCAGCTCGACGCCTCGATGGACGACGCCCAGGCCCTGCGCGGCCGGCCCACCGCCGGCATCGCGCCGATCGACCCGCAGAACTGGGAGAACCCCGACAACATGACGTGGGCGGACTACAAGAAGCCGCCCGGCACCCGCTGGAACGACCCGGCTGTCAAGGGCTCGCAGCGCACCTTCAAGGGCGCGCTCGTCCTGCTCGACTACCCCAACCAGCCGTTCGTCGTCACCCAGCCCAAGAGCTCCACGATCTACGGCAACCCCAGCGCCGAGGCCCACGACGTGCCGCGCGACCAGGTCGCCCGGTTCTATCAGGACTTCCTCAACACCCCCAACGACCTCAACAAGGGACACACCATCCACGAGTACTGGATGGAGGACTCCGGCGGCCGGATCGGGGTGGAGCTGACCGGGTTCGGCCCGTACACGATGCCGGGCAAGGACCACGAGTACGCCATGGAGTACCAGCGGGACGCCTGCCCCGCGGGCGACACCTGCACCAGGAACCTGCGCGCCGACGGCAACGCCGCCTGGCTCGCCGCCGTCGGCCAGGAGGTCGCCGACCAGTTCGACTTCGTCTTCTACCTCAGCGCCGGCCAGGACGAGTCGTCCACCTGGCAGGAGTTCGGCATGATGAAGTTCCCGGCGAAGGAGGACGTCCCCGACGAATGGGGCCCGGACGACCCCGCCCTGCCCAACTGGTCGAAGACCCGCTACGTCGAGTGGACCTCCTGGCAGGCCGGCTCCAACTTCTGGCCCAACGCCCGCTTCGGCGTCGACTCCGTGCAGGCCGAGAGCTCAGGCATGGCGGTCTACGCCCATGAGCTGAGCCACATCTTCGGCATCCCCGACAACTACAACAACCCATACGCGGTGCCGCCGAAACGGGCCTACACCGGCATCTGGGAGATGCTGAGCCGCGGCAGCTTCAACGGCCCCGGCGGCCCCCACTCGCGCTGGCTCATCCCGCCCACCGCGGGCGCGTCCATGGGCGCCCAGCACATGCTGCGCAACAAGGTCGCGCTCAACATGGTGGACGAGCAGAACGTGCTGCGCCTGTCGCGCACCGCGCTCGACGACTCCGGCCTGGTCGTCGCCGACGTCGTCGCCCGGGCCGTGCAGCCGGGCCAGGGCGAGCTGTCCGGCGTGAACGTCGCCTTCGACGGCCAGGACAACAGCTCCTGCGACCGGGCCGACCCGCTCTGCGACGGCGGCGGCTACAACAACTACACGATCGAGGTCGTGGACCGCATGGGCAGCGACTCCTTCACCCCCGACTCGGGCGTGCTGCTGGCCAAGACCAAGGACCAGGCCAGCGCCCCGTTCGAGTGGGTGATCGACGCCAACCCGCAGGACATCGGCATGACCGACTACGTCCTGCCCGACGGCACCAAAGTCCCGATCACCATCGGCGACTACCGCCAGCTCTCCGACGCCCTCTTCCACGCCGGCACCGGCTCCGGCAGCCAGTACGAGTACGTGGACCAGGCCAACCGCCTGCACTTCTACGTCCTGGACCTGAAGCGCGACCGTGCGGGCGAGCTGTCGTACAAGGTGGCCGTGCGCTCCCTCGACGGCTCCGGCCCGCAGCGCCGCGGCGTCAAGCTGCTGCCCGCCGCCGGCGTCCCCACCGGCAAGAACGTCTCCACCTGCAAGTTCCCGCTGTTCAACACCGGCCGGGCGGCCCCGCCCCAGGGCGCGCACCCCGAGGACGTCAGCGCCTACCTCGGCTCCGACGTCTACCGGCTGAGCGCCGAGGTCACGGGCAAGGGCTGGACCGCCCAGGTCCCGAACGCCCTGGCCGCCGTCGCCTTCGGCAAGCACGACACCGTGACGGTGAACGCGGTGCGCGCCTCGGGCGGCGACCGCCTGGCGCAGGTCAAGCTCACCGCCACCTCCGAGAGCGACCCGTCCAGGACGATGACCGCCACCTGCCACGTCATCGGCCTCTGA
- a CDS encoding PucR family transcriptional regulator encodes MADLQRTVDELAARLGRPLLLEDRVQRVVAYSEQNGAMDDIRRDSILRRRTTPEVRAWLRSAGVHEAHGPIRTAGAPHLGLLPRVCVPVRHAGGLLGFLWFIDAGPAMSEAQVAAAAAAVPGLALALYHESLASELASHRELEAVTGLLLGEPDAARQLIEAGAFPQARAVTVHVARPLAAEPSDPLRLALEQGLLALRRRLSGHHPLHLVRYDHAVLLTAGPAPAADELHAAMPVPVVVGVGRERPALAEAPGSYREARHAAEVAARVPGLGRTAEWARLGVYRMLTHLPAQELHPGLEELLADAQHLPLLETLETYLDLAGSAVATSRALRLHRTSLYYRLQRVEELAHTDLKDGEERLALHLSLKLARLSGRYLPRDLP; translated from the coding sequence GTGGCGGATCTCCAGCGGACCGTGGACGAGCTCGCCGCCCGTCTCGGCCGCCCCCTGCTGCTGGAGGACCGGGTGCAGCGCGTCGTGGCCTACAGCGAGCAGAACGGCGCCATGGACGACATCCGCCGCGACTCGATCCTGCGCCGGCGCACCACGCCCGAGGTCCGCGCCTGGTTACGGTCGGCCGGCGTGCACGAGGCCCACGGGCCGATCCGCACCGCGGGCGCGCCGCACCTCGGCCTGCTGCCGCGGGTGTGCGTGCCGGTCCGGCACGCGGGCGGGCTGCTCGGCTTCCTGTGGTTCATCGACGCCGGCCCCGCCATGTCGGAGGCGCAGGTCGCCGCCGCCGCGGCCGCCGTCCCCGGCCTCGCGCTGGCGCTCTACCACGAGAGCCTGGCCTCGGAGCTGGCCTCGCACCGCGAGCTGGAGGCGGTCACCGGGCTGCTGCTCGGCGAGCCGGACGCGGCCAGGCAGCTCATCGAGGCGGGCGCGTTCCCGCAGGCGCGGGCGGTCACCGTACACGTGGCCAGGCCGCTCGCCGCGGAGCCGTCGGACCCGCTGCGGCTGGCGCTGGAGCAGGGGCTGCTGGCGCTGCGGCGGCGGCTGAGCGGGCACCATCCGCTGCACCTGGTCCGCTACGACCACGCGGTGCTGCTCACGGCCGGGCCCGCCCCGGCCGCCGACGAGCTGCACGCGGCCATGCCGGTGCCGGTGGTCGTCGGGGTGGGACGGGAGCGGCCGGCGCTGGCGGAGGCGCCCGGGTCGTACCGGGAGGCGCGGCACGCCGCCGAGGTCGCCGCGCGGGTGCCGGGCCTCGGCCGGACCGCGGAGTGGGCGCGGCTCGGCGTCTACCGCATGCTCACCCACCTGCCCGCGCAGGAGCTCCACCCGGGGCTGGAGGAGCTGCTGGCCGACGCCCAGCACCTGCCGCTGCTGGAGACCCTGGAGACGTACCTGGACCTGGCGGGCAGCGCGGTGGCCACGTCCCGGGCGCTGCGGCTGCACCGCACCTCGCTCTACTACCGGCTGCAACGGGTGGAGGAGCTGGCGCACACGGATCTGAAGGACGGCGAGGAGCGGCTGGCCCTGCACCTCAGCCTGAAGCTGGCGCGGCTGTCGGGACGCTACCTGCCTCGGGATTTGCCCTAG
- a CDS encoding amidohydrolase family protein: MPLATRAGPTPGRPARPPRGRRAPVPVVLHSAPLVLPVCVEPIRDGAVVVRGDRVLQVGARADLLAYFPVTAEHRWPGMIVAGPVDARAAGAAGEPGVSARATVARDLSDPAAPPGISYVEVRSAGEREWEERERDAVITAIREAERPCVAGLSVRTRDPQVLEDVAVLARTFGLRLLADLDEHSPAALDEAGVLGPLCHVTCTRPLDPGERKLLALRGAALAVTPAQPVADVLALLEEGNVVALGCLGRPGGPIGLAAEVRRRARELGLRQRGLDRRLVTAATLGGARALGMDRGPGRIGTLGPGARADFAVHDARGRYPYAALLAGPPCAGAVTGGEVTWGTPL; this comes from the coding sequence ATGCCGCTGGCGACGCGTGCTGGACCGACGCCCGGACGTCCCGCCCGGCCGCCACGAGGACGGCGCGCGCCGGTCCCGGTCGTGCTCCACTCCGCGCCGCTCGTGCTGCCCGTCTGCGTCGAGCCGATCCGCGACGGCGCCGTGGTGGTGCGCGGCGACCGGGTGCTCCAGGTGGGGGCGCGGGCGGACCTGCTCGCCTACTTCCCCGTCACCGCCGAGCACCGCTGGCCGGGGATGATCGTGGCCGGGCCGGTGGACGCCCGCGCCGCCGGGGCGGCAGGGGAGCCGGGGGTGAGCGCGCGGGCCACGGTGGCGCGTGACCTGAGCGATCCGGCCGCGCCGCCCGGCATCTCGTACGTCGAGGTGCGGAGCGCCGGCGAGCGGGAGTGGGAGGAGCGCGAGCGGGACGCGGTGATCACCGCCATCCGCGAGGCGGAGCGGCCCTGCGTGGCCGGCCTCTCCGTGCGCACCCGGGACCCGCAGGTGCTGGAGGACGTGGCCGTGCTGGCCCGCACGTTCGGGCTGCGGCTGCTCGCCGACCTCGACGAGCACTCCCCCGCCGCCCTCGACGAGGCCGGGGTGCTCGGGCCGCTGTGCCACGTCACCTGCACCCGCCCGCTCGACCCCGGCGAGCGCAAGCTGCTCGCCCTGCGCGGCGCCGCGCTGGCCGTGACCCCCGCCCAGCCCGTCGCGGACGTGCTGGCCCTGCTGGAGGAGGGCAACGTCGTCGCGCTCGGCTGCCTCGGGCGGCCGGGCGGGCCCATCGGGCTCGCGGCGGAGGTGCGGCGGCGGGCCCGCGAGCTGGGCCTGCGGCAGCGCGGGCTGGACCGGCGGCTGGTGACCGCCGCGACGCTCGGCGGGGCCCGGGCGCTCGGCATGGACCGGGGGCCCGGCCGGATCGGGACGCTGGGTCCGGGGGCGCGGGCCGACTTCGCGGTGCACGACGCGCGCGGGCGTTACCCGTACGCGGCGCTGCTCGCCGGGCCGCCGTGCGCGGGCGCGGTGACCGGCGGCGAGGTCACCTGGGGGACGCCTCTGTAG
- a CDS encoding MarR family winged helix-turn-helix transcriptional regulator: MGERELAELMHLVNRRLRHGYLRRLEPLGLSPSHARALRVLAAEPDRPLRMVRLAEELRIVPRSLTPVVDALEEAGLVRRRTDPGNRRSTLVEITAAGRAAAERARDARRRAGEELFAVLSAEQREHLGDLLDTVEAAARAAESRPA; encoded by the coding sequence ATGGGTGAGAGGGAGCTGGCGGAGCTGATGCACCTGGTCAACCGGCGGCTGCGGCACGGATACCTGCGACGGCTGGAGCCGCTGGGGCTCAGCCCGAGCCACGCACGGGCGCTGCGGGTGCTCGCCGCCGAGCCGGACCGGCCGCTGCGCATGGTGCGCCTGGCCGAGGAGCTGCGCATCGTGCCGCGCTCGCTCACCCCCGTGGTCGACGCGCTGGAGGAGGCCGGGCTGGTGCGCCGGCGCACCGATCCGGGCAACCGGCGCTCGACGCTGGTGGAGATCACCGCCGCCGGCCGCGCGGCGGCCGAGCGGGCCCGCGACGCGCGCAGGCGGGCGGGCGAGGAGCTGTTCGCGGTGCTCTCGGCGGAGCAGCGGGAGCACCTGGGCGACCTGCTGGACACCGTGGAGGCGGCGGCCCGCGCGGCGGAGTCCCGCCCCGCCTGA
- a CDS encoding ABC transporter ATP-binding protein yields MAEERRAPLRRIITLFRAYRGRLALVGSLILLSSLVSLASPFLLREVLDVAIPARDAGLLALLSLGMIAVAVTTSVFDVLQTLISTTVGQRVMHDLRIAVYAHLQRMSLAFFTRTRTGEVQSRIANDIGGMQAVVTSTASSLISNLTTVLATIVAMVALDWRLTVISLLLLPVFVWISRKVGAERKRITADRQRKLATIASMVQESLSISGILLGRTMGRSDALTERFGRSSDELADLGVRMSMSGRWRQASIQIVMAAMPAVVYWAVGYTGAISVGTLVAFTTLQTSLFRPAVSLLRLGVEVQTSLALFGRIFEYLDLPIDIRPGTRTLERVRGEVRFEGVEFSYGDTPTLSGVDLTVPAGSSVAVVGETGAGKTTLSYLPPRLYDVTGGRVTIDGVDVRELTFETLSATVGVVSQETYLFHASIADNLRFAKPGASDEELEAAARAARIHDHIAALPEGYDTLVGERGYRFSGGEKQRLAIARTLLRDPPVLILDEATSALDTRTERAVQEALDALARGRTTITIAHRLSTVRDADQIVVLDQGRVAERGTHEELMAAGGHYATLVSRDRPELLSA; encoded by the coding sequence TTGGCGGAGGAACGCCGGGCGCCGCTGCGGCGCATCATCACCCTGTTCCGCGCCTACCGTGGCCGGCTGGCCCTGGTGGGCTCGCTCATCCTGCTCTCCTCGCTGGTCTCGCTCGCCTCGCCGTTCCTGCTGCGCGAGGTGCTTGACGTCGCCATCCCGGCCAGGGACGCCGGCCTGCTGGCGCTGCTGTCCCTCGGCATGATCGCGGTGGCGGTCACCACCAGCGTGTTCGACGTGCTGCAGACGCTCATCTCCACCACGGTCGGCCAGCGGGTCATGCACGACCTGCGCATCGCCGTGTACGCCCACCTCCAGCGCATGTCGCTGGCCTTCTTCACCCGCACCAGGACCGGCGAGGTGCAGTCGCGCATCGCCAACGACATCGGCGGCATGCAGGCGGTCGTCACCTCGACCGCCTCCTCGCTCATCTCGAACCTCACCACCGTGCTCGCCACGATCGTCGCCATGGTCGCGCTCGACTGGCGGCTGACGGTGATCTCGCTCCTGCTGCTGCCGGTGTTCGTGTGGATCAGCCGCAAGGTGGGGGCCGAGCGCAAGCGCATCACCGCCGACCGGCAGCGCAAGCTGGCCACGATCGCCTCGATGGTGCAGGAGTCGCTGTCGATCAGCGGCATCCTGCTCGGCCGCACGATGGGCCGCTCCGACGCGCTGACCGAGCGCTTCGGCCGGTCCTCCGACGAGCTGGCCGACCTCGGCGTGCGTATGAGCATGTCGGGGCGGTGGCGGCAGGCGTCCATCCAGATCGTGATGGCCGCGATGCCGGCCGTGGTCTACTGGGCGGTCGGCTACACGGGGGCGATCTCGGTCGGCACGCTGGTGGCGTTCACGACGCTGCAGACGAGCCTGTTCCGGCCGGCGGTGTCGCTGCTGCGGCTGGGCGTGGAGGTGCAGACCTCGCTGGCGCTGTTCGGGCGCATCTTCGAGTACCTGGACCTGCCGATCGACATCCGGCCCGGCACCCGGACGCTGGAGCGGGTGCGCGGCGAGGTGCGCTTCGAGGGCGTCGAGTTCTCCTACGGCGACACGCCCACGCTGAGCGGCGTCGACCTCACCGTGCCCGCCGGGTCCAGCGTGGCCGTCGTGGGCGAGACGGGCGCGGGCAAGACCACGCTGAGCTACCTGCCGCCCCGCCTGTACGACGTCACCGGCGGCCGGGTGACGATCGACGGCGTGGACGTGCGCGAGCTGACGTTCGAGACGCTGAGCGCGACCGTCGGCGTGGTCTCCCAGGAGACCTACCTCTTCCACGCCTCGATCGCCGACAACCTGCGCTTCGCCAAGCCGGGCGCGAGCGACGAGGAGCTGGAGGCGGCGGCGCGGGCCGCGCGCATCCACGACCACATCGCCGCGCTGCCCGAGGGCTACGACACGCTGGTCGGCGAGCGCGGCTACCGGTTCTCCGGCGGCGAGAAGCAACGCCTGGCCATCGCCCGCACGCTGCTGCGCGACCCGCCGGTGCTGATCCTCGACGAGGCCACGAGCGCCCTGGACACGCGCACCGAGCGGGCCGTGCAGGAGGCGCTGGACGCCCTGGCCAGGGGCCGGACGACGATCACGATCGCGCACCGGCTGTCCACTGTGCGCGACGCCGACCAGATCGTGGTGCTCGACCAGGGCCGCGTCGCCGAGCGCGGCACCCACGAGGAGCTGATGGCCGCCGGCGGCCACTACGCGACGCTGGTCAGCCGGGACCGGCCGGAGCTGCTGTCCGCATAA
- a CDS encoding MFS transporter, translating to MSATSSTFRALRHHNYRLWAGADIISVTGTWMQVLGLNWLILTITGSATSVGVSLVVQALPTLLLGMWGGALADRLPTRPVVIAAQLAQAALAVALAVIAYTGADDVAPIYGVALLSGIVGALGGPSLGRFGAEVVPPDDLPNAMALGSILSSGARILGMSLAGVLLPFTGDGGLFVINAATFFAVVAAVLAMRREEFHPLAAAGRQPGAVLAGLKYVLRTPWLLVVLGLWFVSGSVGRNFQVTMAAMSAGPLGTGVAGYGLLSTVFAVGTVLGGFLAASRPALTVRLLLITAFLIGVAQALSGLMPELWSFAALMLPIAAGAVTVDTTVNARAQLDSPEPMRGRIIAALSIVSAGAGALGGPLLGWLSDTFGPDVALEAGGVSCVAAALLAAVALTRLSGRTIRQSVRLRPRLEQA from the coding sequence TTGTCAGCGACATCCTCCACGTTCCGCGCCCTCCGCCACCACAACTACCGGCTGTGGGCAGGAGCGGACATCATCTCCGTGACCGGCACCTGGATGCAGGTGCTGGGCCTGAACTGGCTCATCCTCACGATCACCGGCTCGGCGACGAGCGTTGGCGTCAGCCTCGTCGTGCAGGCGCTGCCGACGCTGCTGCTCGGCATGTGGGGCGGTGCGCTGGCCGACCGGCTCCCGACGCGGCCCGTCGTGATCGCCGCGCAGCTCGCGCAGGCGGCGCTGGCGGTGGCGCTGGCCGTCATCGCGTACACCGGGGCCGACGACGTGGCGCCGATCTACGGAGTGGCGCTGCTCAGCGGCATCGTGGGCGCGCTCGGCGGGCCGTCGCTCGGGCGCTTCGGCGCGGAGGTCGTGCCGCCGGACGACCTGCCGAACGCGATGGCGCTCGGCTCCATCCTCAGCTCGGGGGCGCGCATCCTGGGCATGAGCCTGGCGGGCGTGCTGCTGCCGTTCACCGGCGACGGCGGCCTGTTCGTGATCAACGCGGCGACGTTCTTCGCGGTCGTCGCGGCGGTGCTGGCGATGCGGCGCGAGGAGTTCCACCCGCTGGCCGCCGCCGGGCGGCAGCCGGGCGCGGTGCTGGCGGGCCTGAAGTACGTGCTGCGCACGCCCTGGCTGCTCGTGGTGCTGGGCCTGTGGTTCGTCTCGGGCAGCGTCGGGCGCAACTTCCAGGTCACCATGGCCGCCATGAGCGCCGGCCCGCTCGGGACCGGGGTGGCCGGCTACGGGCTGCTGTCCACCGTGTTCGCCGTCGGCACGGTGCTGGGGGGCTTCCTCGCCGCCTCGCGGCCGGCCCTCACCGTGCGGCTGCTGCTGATCACCGCGTTCCTCATCGGGGTGGCGCAGGCGCTGAGCGGGCTCATGCCGGAGCTGTGGTCGTTCGCGGCGCTGATGCTGCCGATCGCGGCGGGCGCGGTGACCGTGGACACCACCGTCAACGCGCGGGCGCAGCTCGACAGCCCCGAGCCGATGCGCGGCCGGATCATCGCGGCGCTGTCGATCGTCAGCGCGGGTGCGGGCGCGCTCGGCGGGCCGCTGCTCGGCTGGCTCAGCGACACCTTCGGGCCGGACGTCGCGCTGGAGGCCGGCGGCGTGAGCTGCGTGGCGGCCGCGCTGCTCGCGGCCGTGGCGCTGACCCGCCTCTCGGGCCGGACGATCCGCCAGTCGGTACGGCTGCGCCCCCGCCTGGAGCAGGCCTGA
- a CDS encoding Hsp20/alpha crystallin family protein has product MLLTTIDPFFQEFERQFNRLTRQAYDTGAVMPMDGLRRDDDVILRFDLPGIDPDSIEVTVDRGVLSVSARREEEVAENERLFVRERPMGTFTRRVYLSEHLDSERIDAGYANGVLTVRIPVLDRAKPRKVEIQRGETKAIKA; this is encoded by the coding sequence ATGCTTCTCACCACCATCGATCCGTTCTTCCAGGAGTTCGAGCGGCAGTTCAACCGCCTGACTCGCCAGGCGTACGACACCGGCGCCGTCATGCCGATGGACGGCCTCCGCCGCGACGACGACGTGATCCTGCGCTTCGACCTGCCCGGCATCGACCCCGACTCGATCGAGGTCACCGTCGACCGGGGCGTGCTCAGCGTCAGCGCCCGCCGCGAGGAGGAGGTCGCCGAGAACGAGCGGCTGTTCGTCCGCGAGCGCCCCATGGGCACCTTCACCCGCCGCGTCTACCTGTCGGAGCACCTCGACAGCGAGCGCATCGACGCCGGCTACGCCAACGGCGTGCTCACCGTCCGCATCCCGGTCCTCGACCGGGCCAAGCCGCGCAAGGTGGAGATCCAGCGAGGGGAGACCAAGGCCATCAAGGCCTGA